Sequence from the Fulvivirga ligni genome:
GTGGTTTCTCCCTCATATCTAAAGACTCTGACCATATCCAGATACTCACCTTTATAATCATATTGATAAGCCACAAACGGCACCAATGTACCGGGTTCTGTACCAGGTATATGCATAACTGTGCTTCCCAGATGACCGTTTTCATAATAGTAATAGGTTCTATCTGCCAGCATCCAGCCTGTAGAAAAATCATAAGCCATACGCATAGATTCTTTTATGTTACCATCTTCCTGGTATGAATAACCCTCTTGTTGGGCTGCAATCCATTCTCCTGCCTCAGAACCTGGTACCGAATAGATGATATCAGATAATTTCCCGTCTTCATAATACTCATACTCTGTTCTATTTACTGGATATTCCTCTTTTTTATTGTCATCCCAATTCCAAAGCTCCATGGAGAGAATCTGATGATCCTCAGTGTATTCAAATCTTTGTCTGGCCAATGGAATAGCCCACTTGCCGCTAGGCTGATCAAAACCATACATGATCAAACTGTCTAGCTGATGCAGCTCAGTTTGTTCAGCCGTAATATTTGCTTCCGCTTGCTTACCGGCCGCTAGCTGCATAGGGTTAGGCCTTGGTGGCTGGATAAGAAAAGGATTGTTTTCAGACACTTGACCAGAGGCTGAAAAGACACTAATAATAAGGGTAAAAAATAGAATAGTTTGTTTCATCGTTTTTGTAAAAGCTTCATTTTGCTGGCAAAACAACGAACTTTATAATGCAAAAAAGTTACCTCCAGACAATAACGGAGGCAACTTCAAAACTATCCTGCTGACTGTAGTTATTCCTTTATTTCCTGTCCATTAAAACCGTATTTCACTTCAGAAGTAAGGCTTCCATTGGCATATGTTTTCTTAGATAATATGTGCCCCATATTATTGTAATAGTAAAAAGTGCCATTGAACTCCAGGTCCTTTTCATAGACACCCTTAGAGCGTAAAATTCCATCTTTATCATAGAATGTAGCTTCACCATCTTTGAGACCATCAGAATAGTTTACCTGCTGTATTAACACCCCTAAATAATACTTTTGATATAATCCATGCAGCTTGTCTGCCTGATAATGACTTTCAGATACAGGAATTAGGTCAATCTCTTTGGATTTACGCTCCAACTCAGTGGCTAATCCATGCCGCTTGCCTTCATGGTATTGAGCAAATCCATATATTTCACCTTTGTTATAAGCATAAAAGTCGCCTTCAAAAGCCTGACCGTTTTTAAAGACACCTTCACCAATAAGTTGGCCCCAATAATTATAAAAAGATGCTTTACCGTTATCTGGCTTGTCGTACAAAATGGCTCCGTTGAGGCCAAACTCTTTTTGCCTCTCCTTACTGCCACCCTTATAATAAACCATTCTATATATTCTATCTCCTACAAAAAGCACCTCTACGCCATCATTTGCACCCAGACCTTGGAAAAAATGAGCTATCTCATCACCATTAATATCATAGTAGGTAACATTGGCCTTATCATAACCATTTTCATAAATTGCTTGACTCTTGAGTGCACCATTGCTGTAATATTGAGTAGTACTTAATCGATCTCCATTTTCAGCTTTTGTGGTCGTTTCGATCAATATTCCACTTTCATTAAACTTTTCATGCTGCACATCATGAGCATTTTCGTATGTTATT
This genomic interval carries:
- a CDS encoding T9SS type A sorting domain-containing protein, which codes for MKQTILFFTLIISVFSASGQVSENNPFLIQPPRPNPMQLAAGKQAEANITAEQTELHQLDSLIMYGFDQPSGKWAIPLARQRFEYTEDHQILSMELWNWDDNKKEEYPVNRTEYEYYEDGKLSDIIYSVPGSEAGEWIAAQQEGYSYQEDGNIKESMRMAYDFSTGWMLADRTYYYYENGHLGSTVMHIPGTEPGTLVPFVAYQYDYKGEYLDMVRVFRYEGETTIAILSKSYEYDYFHKLYMVREHIFDEISNDWLPYQVKGYSYDDDDYFDSYSFVQYSEGKVYEMFRSRYHFDKEVSGDQLIIPDFDDSEIRAFHHLVLDKDVYKLDMNSNEEIKNSEVQYYYTNLTTGEPTDPVEPKPVVGISDLADSIEVFPNPTTDYLHFNFPSAQEASLRLFDSQGNQVLMQKIENEKVDLTQLCPGIYFYHVYCGNEDLQGKLIKQ